The genomic window CCTCTTAAAATTTGGGTAAGACTTaattcaaccctacaaaaccgacaATTTGTAAGGCTACCTCCCAATTATAAACATGCTTTTAGGCCATATGTCATCCAATGAGGAACTCTCAACACACCTGATAGCAAGTtgcccaacggatcttggatAGACTCTAATACTATCTTAAAACTTGAGTTGGGtttaactcaaccctacaaaccGGCTTGTAGGGTGAGGGATGTCTCCcatttataaacatattttcagGTTATATCTCATATAAAGTAggattctgagattctcaacaAGTCCCACTTCCCTATGTAGGCAAAGCAATGTGATAGGTACCCAAGGACATTCTTACTTGGCTAAATACTTGTACACAACGCCCCATATTTTGATTTATATTGGTTGTTTGCTGGCAAAAGGTGTAAAGACTTGAAACACCACATGGAAAATGACAACCTTTGAGAATAGCAAAAGATTCATGCAAAAATTACCATTAGTCTTCACTTTGTTATTCTCCATAATGGAAGAGAAtgcattttgattttgaatgttaaattttttcttctcttatgAAACCAAAATATAGCACATTACTTAGGAGGCATTTGGAAGAGCTTATTAAAATTTAACTTATGACATAAATAATTGCAGAACTGTTTATAATAACTAACAAGATGCAAATAAGTCAGTTTcaactttcttttttataagcaaaacttTATAATAGAGTACAAAGGGTACTCCAACCTTTTACACCAAAGCTCACCAAATACAATAGTTATCGCAATTACAAAGAAAGCAAACATCTATTGGATGGGACCACTGATCAGAAAATAAACAACCTTGTGTCCTTCCTTCTCTACCGATAAACCACAAAGACCGAACAATAGCTGACCATATGACATGTTTCACCTTTTTGCAATGTTTGCATTTTCAACTTATTCTCATAAGCTCCCCAAATAACTTAGAAATTACACAACTTATAAAGATCTTATATAGTCCACTCAGATTATTCGTTCTAtcatagaaataacttatatataGATTCTCGAGAGGAGTTTTATTTGTTTAAAGTATTAAAAGAATATTTTTGTACAATGAACACAAATCATAATGCAGACATGAATGAACAAAGGCACAAAAAATGCCACGCAAATCAAACATCATGAAAGAGCACACATTCAGCTATAGGGAATTAtcattcaatttctttaaagaaagccaaacaaacacacacaatAACCTGATTGAAGTTAGTGAATGCATCATCATCTTCACCAGTAAACGGGATGCCAACAGATGATTGCATACGCTGCACTAAATTTCTATTCTCAACAAGAACTGTCTGAGCTTTATCAATCAAATCCTGCACAAATCAACAACCAAACACTATTTCATAACCTACCTCTTATCCCcatctctcacacacacacatccatagtattaccaaaaaaataaattgtagcTATGAACCACAACAATAAAATTAGTCTCAGACTTTGTAGAACGTTCTCAAATAGGTCCCTGAgattataaatatttcaaaaattccTCGACTCTATTAAATTGTCAAGTTGGTCTCTATATCTAGCTAATTATCAATTAGGTCCTAATATTTTAACCACTTattatcaatttggtccctatATTTAACCACTTACTATCAATTTAGCCTCTAAAGTTACTATCTGAATTTGTCTCTGACTTTCACAAGGACTAATATAGTCAAGAACATTTTGTGAAATATTTTCATAATCTCAAAGACCTATTTCAAAGTGTCATACAAAGTCAGGGCGAATTTGGTGGTTTACTCAAAAGTGATATGTCGGACACCcgatgaagcacggacactcatCGAATTAGACGTGTCCCGGTATCAGAAACTCGTTGGTGTCCGACACCTACACTTatgattatattgaattatatcattttctcaaattattatcggtgtcagcTTGTCAGTATCCCTgtttgtgtccgtgcttcatagcagACACCAAACGCGTCTTCAATCTAAAGTGTTGAGTGTTATATTAGCAATTAAAATCCAATTCTACATAAAAACCCACTAAAATGCATTGAATTAGAATAACAAATAATCACCTGCTTAGCAGCAAGAAGCTCATGACACTGTCctttcaaaattgaaatttcttCTTGTACCTTTTTTATCCTAGAAACAAGCTTCATAGGGTTTGCCTGAAGAAAagcaatttgatttttaagcataaaaaagtGTATGAAAAATGTGATAGGGTTTTTTCTACTTACGTTGTCTGGGTAAAGTTGTTGAAACTCGGTTTGAAGACGGTGATGAACAATATCAAGATCGTGATCTGCTTTTCTGAATAGTTTCACAAGTCCATCGGTTGCTTCATGGTACTCATTCCCCATTTTCTTCTCTCGCTTCAAACTTCAAATTGCAAGATCAAATTACTGGTTTACTACTACCACTTTAATTATATAGGAGCCAAGAAAGATTCAAATTTCCCCAAAATGAACGTATTTTTGGaggtatatttatttattttaaattaaaaaataataatcattaaAGAATCATATTTTTCTCATTAAAAAATACTCCTATTTGTCCACAATGttgagaaaattaaatatttatgtatTCTTTGTTAATATTTAGTAACAAATAGAATGATATAATTTTACTAATCTAGTTATAATATTACTAACAAGTGTTTTACTGATGAGGAGAATGAAAAATGTATTTAGATAAGATTTCTTATTGCTTGTTCAAGTATTCGCTTACATGAATTAAAAAGGTGGTATTTATACTACAAAAGTTAGGCAAAAATAATTTACACTTCCTATTGCAATGTTGACATTAACATAGATAATATTTACATGTTACTACTATTTTGAGTTGAAATTTAGATAGATATTTCAACACTAATAATGACACATCTCTTTCAAAATGCTAATTGATAGGATAATTTTGTGGTTTTCCCATATTATTATAACAGTCCCCCTTTGAAATATCTATCATGGTGCTTGAAGTTTAGTCGAGGAGAATGTGATGGGAACATATGTTGCTtcgttaaaaaccttatcaGGAAAAACCCATTGGGATAAAAACCTtaataagggaaaaagagtacaacattatGCTCTCCCTCAATCAAGCATAGGTAGTTCTTCTTCAAAGATCTCGAAAGTGACACATTTTAATACTTCATACGTGTTTCTTGAAAACTGATGTAGGAAGTGCCTTTGTAAAGAGATTCGCCACATTTTCACTCGAACGAATATATTGAATATCGAcctctttgtttctttctagCTCTTGCGTGAATGAGAAGAATTTTGGAGggatgtgtttggttctatcACTTTTGATGTAACCTTCTTTCATCTCGGTAACACATGCAACATTGCCTTCATATAAAATTGTTGGATTATTATATCAGTTGGTAAACCAGACGTTTCTTGGATATGTCGAGTTATAGATCTTAGCCATCTACACTCTTTGCTTGCTTCATGGAGGGCAATTACTTCATCATGATTTGAAGAAGTTGCTACAAGTGTTTGCTTTTGAGATCTCCATGATATTGCGGTGTCACCATATGTAAAGACATAGTCTATGATTTAGCATTATGTGGATCTGACAAATATCATGCATCTGCATGACCAAGTAAAACTAGTTTTGTATTGTTAGAATAAAACAAACCAAGATCGACAGTACCTCAGAGATATCGAAATATATGTTTTATtcctttccaatgtctctttgtAGTACATGAACTGAATCTTGCTAGTAAATTCACCGCAAAGGCTATATCAAGTATATTGTACAGTTGGCAATACATGAGTGCCCCAATGACACTGAGGTATGGTACTTTAGAGCCAAGATCCGCTTCATTTTCTTCCTTAGGTCTAAATGGATCTTTTCAACATTTAGTGTTCTACCCATCATCGGGGTACTCAAAGGATTGACTTTGTTCATGTTGAATCTTTTCAATATCATTTATGTATAGTTTGATTGATGTACCAATAtaccatttttagtatattcAATTTACAAACCAAGACAGAATTTGGTTTTCATTATCAGGAAAAAATCCGAACCCAATAGATTTGTAGCAAGTGGTcttactataaattcaattttgttggGTTTTTCGTATATTTCTGCAccgaaaatcatttttttcggGGCTTAGACATCTTTCGGTCAGAATTCAAACATTAATTTGTTACATTCGTGGAAGTATAATTCTTTCCGCTAGATTCATtctattgtttattttattttagtgcAATGCTTATTTTAGTGCAATGCTATAATCCTGAAAGTGtttgaaaattgaattatttgTCCCACATAATAcacattattatttatgtttatgttgaTTATGAAAATGTTCCATCAACTTTATCTATTTTGTGACGAAAAACAACCAGAACTTGGTTGTAATTCATTCAGCCAATGATAATTAAGATCGAGAAGAGaagtttacaaaataaaaaatagcaacTGATCATCGTTTAGCTTTATTAATAATCTTCATTTAGCAGTAGCAATCTTAGCTTTTCTTTGACACTTGACAGGGTAGTCTTAGCAATACACCAAAAGAAGTGTTATCAATATATCTGGCaacattatttatttcttcTTAACTAATAATCCAGCTTAGCCAGTTTGGAATCAAGCACacactgatttttttttaaaaccaaaaaaggaaaatatatgATTAATAAGACAGTGACTTGTATTGTCCTCATAATTGTTGGGTCACGAGGGATAGTCATCGATCATCCACATTGAGCTCAGAACAACTATACAAATGAGTTGAACCCCATATTTTTATCCAAAAACTTTAGATTTATGAGTCctcttacatataaaatgttcaaGCTCAAACTCCACTTTTCTAGCGTGAGATTTAACTCGTCTCATACTCGTCACAACAATAACGATATCAACTTTGCATCGACCCCTCAAAAATAACGTCCAACTAGACAAGTACAAACCCAAATTCTTTATTCACTAACTGCACGCACACAGTTAAGAGATTCGTGATCATCTCTTAATTATATGAATGTGTGCTAACAATGACGACATGAAATCCAAGTTCTATAACTACAAACTACAATCGTCGTGATTGAAGAATCTCTCTGACAAAAAAGTATGTTCGGTTTATTGCTTGATCACAGTTAAAtactaatttaaaaataatcaaactTTAGTTATGCATGAATAGTCATGATTATATAATTCACAAAATGCCACTCTGGAAGAATCAAAACACTACATTTGCACTGGCATTGATTCCTAACACTTACAAACCACTACTTGTTGTAACATTCGCGTGCACAAGATTCCTTGTTTAGGATTGTGATTCAAATTTCCCAGGCAAGGCATAAGATACCCAAACTTCACTTTACAGTTATCCTTCTCTTCCCTTACCAGTAACATAAAAAATGCTCTAAATTAACTCTAACGTCAAGTAAATCACTTAGCTTATATAATACAGACCAAAACAAATAATCACTTAGCTTAATCACACTGAATTGCTATTTTAATGGTAAATGTGGAAACTAAGATCTTATTACACTATGTTTGGTTTAGCGTTTGCGTTGATTTTCTCGAGGCCGGATGCAAAATCAACTGTGATATTTAGAAGCTACTATTTGGAGCTTCATGGCTAACATGCGGTCACATTGTGGAATTCGCATTTTCCAACCTCATGCTTAGACTAATTGAGCTACTATGTTTCGTTTAATCACAAAAATAAACCACTAAATTGATCCATGTCTCTGTAAGCTCTCAATGTACAACGGACATACTGTCGTTTACTCCTCAATGACACTAATACATTGAGTAACACGttcttttaaataaattatactacTATTAACAATGTGAAAAACAGTAAGTAAATCATTCTTGAAGGAGATTTTTCAGCTCAATAATAACCATATCCAATCATATTTAAGAAATgtgaaacaaaaatttaaataaaatactaatattAACAACTAATTGAATTCGACGTCCTCCTCTGACTTGTGGTGATTAACCTTAGCCAAGCCAATTCCACAAGGCATCGACACCGGCGCATGCAGCGAATCTACGACCGTTGCCGACGACATCTCCATTTGACAAACCCTAACAGCACCGATCAAACGCTCCGGCAACTCCTCCTCCATCGCCGCTTCAACAACAAACCCCATATCAATCGTAACAGAATTCACAAAACTCAAAGCAAGGTGAAGAATCGCGTTTGCGATTGCACTGCTTCCAATATCAAcatcaatttcaaaataattcgATCCTCTATAATAATTGCACGTTAAAGCTTTCCCTAACAAACACGCACTGTGATTTCCAACCGCTTTTTTCACGATCCACGGTCCTTTCACGATCCGGTTCACTAATTTAAACCGTTGATTTCTGAACGAATCATCGCCGTTTATGAATCGGTAAAGAAGTGAACCGGTTTGAATCGGTTCGTTTGTTGCGAAGTAGAATACTGCGCTATGATGTGATGCTCCTTTTCCGCCGGGAATCTGAAGGTTTACAGCGAAGATGAAACTCTTACGCGATTTGTTTTGAGCTTGTGATTTTCTTAACACGTGTGATATACGGTTATCGGCACGTGCGAGTACGTTGTCGAGTTTTGTGGTGGATTTAAGCCAGTCCATTCCGGCCGGTAAGAGGAGATACTCGCCGGCGGGAGTTTTTTGTCGTTTTGTGAAGTAGTTGTTAGAGCGAAGAGAGAAGAGGTTTCCTGGCGGTGAGGACCAGCCGTTAGTTCCGGTGTTAAGGTCGACGTGGCGTAGAGAACCGCCATTTACTGCCTCGGTGATCCAATCGGGTTTGATGACGTTGGCATTTTTGCCGGAGCTGCGGCGAGTGGTCGGTGGCGGGTGCATTCTTTGTTTATGAGAACTGTTCAGAACTGAACTCCGTTTAACGTGGAGCTTGGAGGGGTGTGTTAGTAAAAAAGGGAGGTgcagaaaatgaaaaagaatggTTTTAAGATGTATACACTGTGTTTTGAGAAACTATAGCTAGTAGAGTCTTTTATACCGGTGAAGCCAGCTAATGCTCGACTATACATAAAGCAATAGGATAATGTTAGTAAACacatttatttaacaaaaatacaataaatatacatttgttttttaaatattttttgcattCCTCGCTTTACGTGCTTTGTAAGTGAAAAGAGAGATGTGTCAATTTTGTGTCtcaaatttgtgtttgaataacacaCCTCAAAGCAATATTTCTCTTCAGTATCGTTTTTAAAAggcaaaattataatttatcggtgtaaaattattgtATACATAGTCTaataatataccaacacatcatgtataatatttaaaaatttatgataTGTCATGTTCATTAAATGTTATGGCAATACAttattgaatgtatgtgtaaaaaatcttcacacttgcatacaaattaaacttttattattagttagtcatttatctttatgtatctattactaatatattaaaatcgattaccactaAAATTACTAacttatccttattacttttaaccacgttgcaaattttaattttttttagaaaaatagaaagaatataaaataaatacaaaaaaataaaatgaatcttcgcataaaaataggaacaaaaataattataagaatgaaataaaaataaataaaaaagaaaagccAAAAAAGGTGTAACCTGTATTTGCAGGTCAAAACTAAAGACCACCGGTGGACCTTTTATTTTGGGGACCATATTAGGGgcacccatatatatatatatatggggtttagatcggttttgaaaaatcaatccaaaatttGATCCAATCTAGCAGTTTTTACAAAacaacatccaaatacatccaaaattATTCGGTTTTTTGCGATTTGCAGTTTTTTTGATCGGTTTGcagtttttatttggattggtttggatatTAGCAGCCCTAATCTCAAGACACAATCTCAAAACTTGTTGCAGTTGATTTCCTATTTGTTTCCTTGGAAAGTGAAAACAGAAGATCTTCCTCTCCTCTATTTTGTTCTTCATCGTCAtcatcttcttttctttctaatatctcaatttattttctttgtgtttttgttgttttattgtttaagtTTTGTTTTGTATTATTGGTAGATGTCTTGACTCTTGATAATATAGATCTAAACCTTATTTTTCTTCCGTTAATGTAAACAAAATTTGTTTATGTTAGATAATGAGTTTTATGTTAGAAGTCTAGTCATTAGGTATTATTACATATCTTGTCTTGTAATCCTTTTGAGTGGTTAGACTATCGTAGTGTTATGAAACACTAGCCTCCCTTTGCCTTCTTATTTTGTATCTTTGTTGTTTACATGGTATCAGGGTCGGATTAAGTACTGCAATGTGAGCATTTGACTTAGGCTCACGCTAGGCATGAGGGTGAACATTGAGATCAAAGAGCTGCCTTTTGGGGTTGAAATCcaaatatatttaacaatttGGTTCAAAACCGAATTAACCGACCCGTCAAATTGCCAATCCAAACAAACTGAATCTGTAAAAGTGGATCGGATTGAGCCTCATTATTACAACCACATAttggatcaaatgacaccaaccagtttgacaccaaatgttacacctcttaataatgttttaaccaatataaattttataaaatccatgtaatcaaaaaaaaaatattatgctattacgacacataaagattaacagcatataaaaaaaacgtaaaccgttaattattattaaccGGTCTATGCACAAGATGAACTTAGGCcgggaaaaatagaactatatTAGTTGTTTACCTGGTCACGTAATAGACCAGATTCTGTCACACTTGCCAATTAAGGAAGCAGTGAGAACAAGTATTTTATCGAGCAAATGGAGTAACAAATGGTACACCTTACCGAATCTTGTGTTTGATACAGATTGTGTCTCACCTGCAACTTCAACTTCCCAAGACCCTTCAGTTATCAATAACATGTTTTTGAGAATTGTTGATCATGTATTTTTACTACATTATGGATCAATCGACAAGTTCGAGATTTGGGACTACAATCGTAAGCTCGTTGGCTTGAATCCTGCTATTGATATTCATCGGTGGATTCTTCATCTAATTAGAAGGTCCGTTAAGGAACTTGCCCTCAGTATTTTTATAAGGCAATGCTATCAGATACCTTGGTGTTTATTCTCTTGTCAAAGCTTACATCATTTAGAATTAAATTTTTGTCTGCTTAAACCTCCAACAACCTTTGAAGGTTTCAGGAACTTGAAAAGTCTTCGTCTAAATAACGTTACAATGACTCAAGATgcttttgaaaacttgatatCCAACAGTCCTTTGCTTGGAAAATTGTTAGTGTATAACCTTGATGGTTTCAAACCTATCTAGCATGTgtactcctaaaatggtgaagtacccgTACCGGGTACGTATCAGTACAAGATACTCCATGGTACTCGTATGGTACGCACCGATTccgtacccatttttatttggttgatttaagatgatgaatacggaaaaaacatattggatgttgaaaaatatcttaaaatattataattttttattatatttcaattatctctcattttttatgaaaatagttgagacgatagacaaaaaaaattaaatatccaaaacatgatgataataattcacttaaaaataatttttctaatattttatactaacgtacccgtaccttaaattttctaaaaatttcgtGATTACacatttataatattttctaataattcACGAGAATAATTTACAtgatttttatcaattttttataatatttttacactttttaattatttaaacaaaccaactataaattttaaataaatatccATATTatccatcaattttaaaatgagTTCCACTAATTTTACGATATACTCCAAGTTTATAAAAAAAGCAGTCATAAGTTTATGAAATGCAATTGTCATGACTCACTTTGTAATCAAGTCTTTaactttatgaatattttaaaaagatacATTCTgtcaaattttattcatatttctaAAAATAAAGATATGTTATTgactctaccaaaaaaaaatgttattgaCTAAATTAATAAATGGATAAAGTTAAGACAAATATTAACCAAGTCACCAATTTTAAGTGGTTAACGAGCTTCACCAAAAAATGAGataaattgaatttgatttttgagtggagtaattttttgaccaaattttACTTACATCGCGGTCAAACTTCAAATTACTAAGGTCTTTATGCTAGGACCCGgatggttaataaaaaaaaagttaagaccAATATTATAACTACATCCATATAATTAGTGGTATTATAATTATGGGAGCGCGGTCGCCCGAAATGACATTATAACAATATTGTCTCTCTTATATCTATGatgaagttttctctcccgaccccccccatttcttttataccccccgaAAATCCCATTTTGCCCTTTGcggtataaaaaaattttgtcaagagacttcggtttttacgaaccgCAGGCCATGGacttcggtttttacgaaccgCAGGTCAtggacttcggtttatataaaccactCGCTGAATTACTTCGGTTAACGTTAACCGAAgtgtttctatatataaatactCTGCTGTCAGTTCTTATTATTCACAAAACGAGAATTTGAAAAGCTTACGGAAAGAAGATCAACTTTTGACGCATTTGAGGCTTGAAATCGAGATTGAAGCatcatctaatggattcaacaCGCATCATGAATTTATCAAAGGGCGGACGTGTCGGTGATCATCATATGGACTGAATACGCAGTCGTACGTCTGAATATTATCCAAACTGTTTCTATAGCTACTTGGTTCCCTATGTCCAGCTCCGGGAACAAACTTTGCATTTCGAGGCATGCCCTCAGAATAGATAGGATCCTGCGCCCACACGCTAAGTCCcggaaaatgagaaattatccAGCCCTGAAAGCATGACAAACAAGTTTCATTATATTGACGGACATTACATATCATACATGTTGAATAATTTTCGTAAGCGCACGTTTATGTTACCTGAAGCAAAGACATGTACCCAGCCATCTGATTCACTGTCACCAAACACGCATCATCCAGATAATGTTGCAAATGAACCAGAGCAGCAGCACCCCAATTCCATTCACGGACAGCCGACAAATCCTGAAAATACTGCAGGTATACTACGTCCACGTAGTAACTGCTTTTGTTGCTAAATATGGTACAACAGACCAAAAATAGCAAGAAAGCCCGTATGGACCTGTCCCTATACAGCTTAATCTCATGCGCCGACTTACCTTCAGCAACAGCTTTATCAGCTAATCCGTGGTTAACACTATAGATATCCTCCACGTCAGAATGCTTCAGATGGAGCCCGTTCATTTTGGCAAAATGACCCATAACAACATTCCGATCAACTCCTAGAAATGAATTAACCATGTCAGCCGCTTCATCCCTTGACATTTTGCCATGGTTCAGAAACTTTCCCTCGATCGGAATATGCAACAGACACTGGACATCGTCCAATGTGATGGCCAGCTCACCCAATGGAATGTGGAATGAACTCGTCTCCGTATGCCATCTTTCAACAAATGCCCAGAGGAGCCCGTAGTCAAGCACGCTAAAATTAGTCCGGGTAAGCGGCTCCAAACCCGATGCTTCAACCACATCCCAAAACCATCTGTCCGTGCGGCGGGACggtttttgtatattaataactttttttccgCTGGCGATGCAACGTAAATTTACAGCTAAAATctgaaaaattcaaataacacaaaaaattatcgAGCTAACGTAATcacaacatttttaataaaataatcgtCGTATTTTAAATTGGTTTACCTCTTTGTCATTTGGGTCTGCATACCATATCGGAATAGCCATATGCTTATCGTACTCCGTTAACAAGGACAAATCCGTCGGTCCTCCTCCAAAAcctacttcatcatcattacgTGAACACTTTGGTGGTTTTCGGCGTACTGGTTTGCGCCGTTGTTGTCGAGGTGGTTGTTGCGGTGGGTCTTGCGGTTCATCTTGCGGTGAGTGTTGCGGTGAGACTTGTGGTGAGACTTGTGGTGATCCAAGATCATCATAATCAAAACACGCATTTAAAAATTGGTCGGCATCAAATTCATCTTGCACCACCAATGATTGTCCTAGACGTGTCCGTCCACGTGTATGCGACCCACCCGCCTCGGCATCATGTGTACCTTGCCCCGGAGTTGGTCCTTTGCGACGACCTCGTTTGGACGGATGATTTGCAGCAAGCTCTCTACGAGCGGAAGCATGTGCATTGATTGCCTTTCCATGCCTACCCCTAGGTAGATTTTCTTCCATATCTatacatagataaataaattcacAGTCAATACAATACTTATAATTCAATCGAACACATGATTCTTGCAACAATAGAAACATAATTCAAATGGAAACATGCATTCATATTCACTCGTACATTTTGACAAACACTTAGAGTACACTATAACTCAATTAgcttcatattcacatttaactCAATTAGCAACATTCATTCATGCTAGTATGTAACCAATCTAACAACTAACCAATAATCAACGATTCAAACAACATAATCAACAATTTAACTCAATAATCAGATAttgaaattttggaatttttatacggaagaacaaaaaatgaatttgaaatgtcatGGTGATGAGGAATGCATAGAATGACAAATAAAGGAAAGAAACTTACTTGATGAAATGTGATTTGAAGTTGGATGTTGAAGTTGGCCGCAAATGTGTAGAAGAAAGGAAgagaggagttttgtggtttgtttttcaaaataaaacgaaCTCACTGAAATTGTTCATATGTATGACAACTTCGGT from Trifolium pratense cultivar HEN17-A07 linkage group LG1, ARS_RC_1.1, whole genome shotgun sequence includes these protein-coding regions:
- the LOC123916070 gene encoding spindle and kinetochore-associated protein 2, which translates into the protein MGNEYHEATDGLVKLFRKADHDLDIVHHRLQTEFQQLYPDNANPMKLVSRIKKVQEEISILKGQCHELLAAKQDLIDKAQTVLVENRNLVQRMQSSVGIPFTGEDDDAFTNFNQVIDEWTDQIRSKTGNETHDSDSGDLNKLLFSAIVQSN
- the LOC123916079 gene encoding protein ENHANCED DISEASE RESISTANCE 2-like, whose translation is MHPPPTTRRSSGKNANVIKPDWITEAVNGGSLRHVDLNTGTNGWSSPPGNLFSLRSNNYFTKRQKTPAGEYLLLPAGMDWLKSTTKLDNVLARADNRISHVLRKSQAQNKSRKSFIFAVNLQIPGGKGASHHSAVFYFATNEPIQTGSLLYRFINGDDSFRNQRFKLVNRIVKGPWIVKKAVGNHSACLLGKALTCNYYRGSNYFEIDVDIGSSAIANAILHLALSFVNSVTIDMGFVVEAAMEEELPERLIGAVRVCQMEMSSATVVDSLHAPVSMPCGIGLAKVNHHKSEEDVEFN
- the LOC123893937 gene encoding protein MAIN-LIKE 2-like gives rise to the protein MSRDEAADMVNSFLGVDRNVVMGHFAKMNGLHLKHSDVEDIYSVNHGLADKAVAEGKSAHEIKLYRDRSIRAFLLFLVCCTIFSNKSSYYVDVVYLQYFQDLSAVREWNWGAAALVHLQHYLDDACLVTVNQMAGYMSLLQGWIISHFPGLSVWAQDPIYSEGMPRNAKFVPGAGHREPSSYRNSLDNIQTYDCVFSPYDDHRHVRPLINS
- the LOC123916129 gene encoding uncharacterized protein LOC123916129; this translates as MEENLPRGRHGKAINAHASARRELAANHPSKRGRRKGPTPGQGTHDAEAGGSHTRGRTRLGQSLVVQDEFDADQFLNACFDYDDLGSPQVSPQVSPQHSPQDEPQDPPQQPPRQQRRKPVRRKPPKCSRNDDEVGFGGGPTDLSLLTEYDKHMAIPIWYADPNDKEVNQFKIRRLFY